agcggtagcaggcggttcttctggcaggtctggcagttcaggtggagtggttgtagtgactccgtttctctgtcgtgttgtgacgtttatctgtaggttttctttcttcagaacagtctggctctgatgcgctaagcgctcatctccctctttagggatatcctctgacctcctggtcagggcgtcgggctttgcaccttgttttccgggacggtacgtgatcttgaagttaaaccgggacaggaattcagaccatcgggcttggcggcggttcaggagtttcgttgtcgtgaaatattccagattgcggtggtcagttatgaccttcacgggcgagggtgtgccctccagttcgggacgccactcttcgaagcagcggattatggctagcagttctttacCGTATttctcatagttacactcggcggcggagtgttttttcgagaaaaatgcgatagggtgcagtattccagcgtcatcgtactgagacagtacaccggcagagacaaaatcagacgcgtctgtttccaggactatctccttggaccagtcaaacgctttcagaaccggggcagatgtaaacgccttcttcaaggcttcgaagctcagctggcagacaggtgtccattcgaaacggacgtctttcttcgtgagtctcacgagcggggcgatgactttcgagaagtctctgataaagcggcggtagaagttgccgaaaccaataaaggcttgcacatcagtcagacaggtcggtgttttccagttcacgatcgtttcgatcttgtcggggtccatacggataccatcttcaccgatgatagtaccaaggaacttcgtctcggacacacagaattcgcatttcgatagttttgcgaacaggcctgcctctcggggcgctggaggacttttcgtacatgttctatgtgttccgcacgcgtgcggctgtaaatcaggatatcgtccaggtaagcagtacagaaacagtccaggtactctcgtaacgtgtcgttgataaatcgttggaaggatgcgggggctccagttaaaccaaatggcatcaccaaagattcgaacagtcctaatctcgtacggaaggcagtcaggtattcttgtcccttcgcaattcgcagattgttgaaggcggagatgatatcaatcttcgtaaagaacttcatccctttcaggttattcagggtttccttggtcagcggcaacgggtaacggtccttaacagtgattgcgttcggtgcacggtaatccacgcagaagcggagacctccgccgggtttcttcacgaacagaacaggcgaggcagcgggcgaggagctgggccgaatgaaccctttcctcaggttatcttcgatccagtctttcaggacctcgagctcatttcgggacatgggatagaggggcccaaaaggtaagggtttgtcctcttgtaagaccatcttgtggtcgtatgatcggtggggtggcaagcgctcggcttccttgggtgagaacacttcggcgaagtctctaaactcttcaggcagtgcagacacggggtcaggttcagtgtcggtcttggggttcagtgcagtctcgatgtccgcggttgtaattgcgaacatgctgtatttctttcttgcatacgcagcacacgcagctagcgatacggctgcaatgtctcgtttctcgagaccagttggtcgtgcaggcaggttcctcggacgggactttacaggtagcaggcggttcttcagtggtagcaggcggttcttcagcggtagcaggcggttcttcagcggtagcaggcggttcttcagcggtagcaggcggttcttcagtggtagcaggcggttcttcagtggtagcaggcggttcttcagcggtagcaggcggttcttcagtggtagcaggcggttcttcagcggtagcaggcggttcttcagtggtagcaggcggttcttcagcggtagcaggcggttcttcagtggtagcaggcggttcttcagcggtagcagtctgctcaggaccgggtctaccagagttcagttcgggggctttcggggcggttcagacattttcagacagtcaactcctaggggtaggagctacgtagtgtcagggtgcgggctggcaggacggtatgataggagatgactggcagggacaggtcgtaacagatcagattctcattgacaggcaggtacaggcaggggcaggctaatatacaagacgtagctcccagagctacaacaggatctagaactgaagttcagataaacaggtcggagatcacgtgccgtgatcttccttttactaagcattacggttcacaccgtgacagacggtatgataggagatgactggtaggaacaggtcataacagatcagattcccattgacaggtacaggcaggggcaggctattatacaagacgtagctcccagagctacaacaggatctagaactgaagttcagataaacaggtcggagatcacgtgccgtgatcttcctcttactaagcatcacggttcacaccgtgacactGATTTAGTTAATTAAGGGGTAACACAGTTAAAATATCACAAAAGGATCTTTTAATAATAAACCTAGCTCTTTAAAATTACCGCGGCAGTTATAAGGCTCGTAAAAATAAATCAATTAATAAGAAAGCTTCCTAGCCTACTTGATAGTCTAGAAATATTTTAATATGACAACAAACCGATAAGCATCTAAAATGGATTCCCTTCCGCTTCGAACGTGATCGAAATAAATTAAAATTAAAAATTAAGTAAACTACAGATTCTCCAGGAAAGTTCTCATTAGTTTAGCCAAGTAGAACTTGACCAGTATAAACAATAGTTCGCCAAGTATTATGCTTAGTATAAGATTTAAAATCTAAATACTTACCAAAGAATACCTTGATGCTGGCGTAGAAGGGTGGATTGCAACCCAAATAGATATCAACGAGAAGAGAAGATAGAACGAGAAGCTTATAGCCCTTTCTATTGAAAAGGTGGCCGAAGAGAGATCTACGAAGGAAACGAAGGCTATGTGCCCTTTCTTTACTGAGGCCTATATATGATCGGTGCCATAGACATCTGCGAAGTTTTGCTATCAGACGCATCGCGCTGAAGACAAGGGCCAGACAGAGCAAGCCTCAGCCTCGGCCCGTGAGGAAACTTGTATTTAAAGTTCGGCATTTTTATTTAGCATCGAgacatatgttgtagtttaCAATACTTATTGATGGGCATGATCCGCAATTGTAtatgaaaagaaaaaggccGAGCCCACGAGCAAGTTAACATTGTGGAATTCACGTAACAATCTGCAGGCGACAAATGTACTTCCTCTccataaccgtgccaagcgcccaaccacaTTCTCAAGAATTGAATCGGCAGCAATAGCAATTTGGCGTCGGTTTATCGATACTCCGACCGTGTCAAAGTAATCAATATAATCACATAAAGCCTGCTCTTGTTCAGGATTGAGCTTCCTACCATTAGGTGCTCGTTGAAAAAGGgattttccacctttccatcgCCGGCGTAGTCGGTGCATAGGAACCGCGAATTCTCGCGCAGTTTTCGTGATATTGGGCTTTGTCTGCTCAGATAGAGAATCGAGAGCAAGCTGAAGCTGTTTCTCTATGTCTTTATTGGTTTTAGGCATTCTTGGTGGTGTGGTTGACGATCAAagtaaaaaagaaaaatgtaATAAAAAACTTGCAAATGGGTGGcagaccctcgcttgcgagggtccgtattttttgaaaaaaaaatttcaggggCTGGttacccaggatgggtggttaggcgcttggcacggttactaGGGAAACAAAGGCGGTGCTACATGCCAGAATCCAGGGTATCAAACTTCAAATCATCACAGTAACGGCCAGTTAAGGTCTTGATTTGAAATTCCAAGTTGAGTATCAGGGTGACTAGGGTCGATGGAGGATGAATCTATAGCTAATTATTGCATACTAGAGACACCAAAAGAAAGCAGGAAGTAATGCATGGTATTTGACATCAATGCCAGAAGGCGCTAAAAAAGAAATTTGCAAGACCAGCACCGTCATTCAGGAAGCTCGAGCACCGAAGATGGGGAAATCGTCGAAGAAGGGATCAGGCTGTCGAATGAAATCTATGTACGTCTCAAAAAAGGGATCTTAAACCTCCCGTACACTTGGTATAGGGGTAGCCCCGGAGTCTTGTGAGTTTCGACCGCGAAGGCTGAGGTTTCCGATGCGTTGCACCAGGTTGCTGCCCACGGCATCAACGGCACCCTTAGGAGCAAGCAAGGTCGGGCCTTGAGCAGCAGCCTCTTGGACTCTGAAGAGTTTAATAGCTGTGCCGTTCCAGACACCAACTGTTCCTGGGGTTGCACCAGAAGCGGAACCGACTACCATCTCGCTGGAGAAGATAAAGCCCCACAGCAGGGATTCGTACCAGCCCATAGAAAGTGCGGACCATTCGAATGATTGCATGCGAACGGGGGTTGGTTCAGAGATTATGCTTTTAACCTCGGGCTCTTCCGCAAAGGACGGGAGATTGTGGATAAGTGTACGGGCCTCCGGGCTGACTGCGCTTACAAGCGCTGCGTCAGGAATGTGAGGTGCAATGGCTGAGATGATAGTGAGGACTGTGTGCAAAGGAAGATCAGGCAACCAGGATTCGAGCTGGGAAACGATGTTAGTAGCAGAACACATAGTTGAAATGTGATCTGGCTTGCATAGACTTACCCATGGAACGGTGGGCGTGAAACCACTAGCAGAGGGGGTGAATAAAGCAGACATGCTTGTCTGACTGGTCATGCTGTTTTGTCGGGAGAAAGGTGGATGCCCTGCAGGTTTCTTTCCGCGTGCCTTTTCGGACATTGCTCGCACCTGCTGCACTCCGTTCTCGTCTGTGGCGGATGTTGTGGAGGGTCTTCGTGAGGTTTGAGCTGAGAAAGATGACTGAGATGGAGTCTGTGCTCCATCTTTCCCACGTTCATCATCGGAGTCGTCATCGCCAATTGCGAATGGGCTGTTCTCTTCGGGAATTCTGGTCAAAGGTGACCGGGCACCCGAAGGAGTGTGTAGATCATCCTCCGAATGTGAAAGTGTAGGACTGACGGCGACATCTGAAGAACTGCCAgctttcctcttctctttctgcCGCTCGATCTCCTGCTGGCCACTTTCAAGAGTGAAAGCCCGCACGGCTTCAAAGCGTTGCTTATATTTCAGTATCGAGTAGACGAGATATGGATTGTCTAGATGGAGTCAGTAATGGCTTGGCCCAAAGAGAAGATGTGGCTAGGGGATTTACCATTGAACTTGTGCTCGAGAATGATGTTGATGAAGTCAAGCAACGAGGCAAGGAGAGTGTGATTGGTTTCGTTTGCCAACAAAAAGCTGGGAGCAGACATAGAAGAGAAAAGTTGAATGACCTTCGAGCAGGCGCTCGGAGAAATGTGCTCGATATAGGGAGCAACGTTATTGAGGATGATAAAAAGCGCAGGATACACAGTATCCAGATTCCCCTTGCTGGTTGTCATCAACGTGTGAATTGACTGCGGCAGTTAGTATGGGTTTAAGCTCTTTAAGATGGGCAAACGACAAACCATGATCAAATAGTCCGCATAAGACCCCCTGAACTTGAGCAGCCGGATTGATTGTGGTAAGGTTTCTTGACCTTCGAAACTGTTCTTTAGGCTCTTCCCAAACGTTGGCTCCGCACTCATTGTCTGAAGGATGAAAACGCACATCCGAACCACTCCTTGTTTGGAAGCGTCCAATCTATACTCCATCGCGTAGAAGATACATAAAACAAGAAAGTCATGGGATCGATTGGATTCGATGATAAATGACCGGAACCTTTTGTTGCATTGCAAGGTCTCCCAGAAAAGGACCAGCATCTCAGGTGCCCATTTCACTGATTTTTGACTCCCAGGAAGATAGGAAGTAGTAGCTTGCATCTGATTTAATCAATCAGCATATTGTCTTAGCACACGGTGAAGTAGAGAATACACACCGGCTGGTTCAGAATTCTCGTCATGCCATCGACCAGGAATTGGAAGTCTTGAGGTCTATGCAGCCTGCCAAAGTAATGGCGATAATAATTCTTCGGTGGAGTTCCACGGCCATCTTCTGGAATAGGATACAACAAGaggacaagaagaagttgCACACAATAGATCACCAATATCTGCCTAGGATCTTTCCAAACAACATGGTCGTATGGAACTCTCCACGATGCGGGGTTATACTTCATTGCCTGTTTTTAATCAGCATAGTTCCCACTGCCAATTGAGTAGAGCTTAACATACTGTGTTGAGAAGAGAGCAAAGGAGAGTCAAAACAGCCTGCTTATCTTGGCAAGTTGTGATGTAAGTAATTGCCTTGACGCCAACGACGGGCAATGTGTCTATCATGGTCAGTAAGTGTTTCAAATATCTTAGTCACATCAGACTCCGTACTCACTTGATGGCAAATACATAGCCTTTCCAGTCAGAGTAAGCAAAAGCCGGAGAATCTCGCATCGGTTGCTCTCCAATGTTTTGTTCGACCCCATAGCCGTGTTGCAGCCAACACCGCTCTGCCAAATCGAAAAAGAGACCTTGCTCTTCGCAGTTGGAAGTCGCGGAATTGTAAAGTCGGCAAAGAAGAGCAAGTCCACCAATGTGTCTATCAACTCCTCGGCAAGAGGTTTCACATCTTCATAATCCTCCGCGCGCGGTGATGTCGTCTCTTGGTTATCATCCGGCTGTGCTTCGTCAAAGAGGACCTCCCCAGCAATTTGTGATTGTCTTGTCCTTCTCTTTCGACGAGTCCAGAAGAAATTGTcctcccattcttccagaTGGTCGGCCTCGTAAACATAGGGGAGAAGGCGAGTGAGGATCCGAATGCAGTTGAGGATATCACGTTCGGGGGCGAGATCGGGGTCAGGAAATGAGGGATGGTTTTTCAATACAGTCAGTCGCGAGGTGACTGCGAGCAGGAGTGTTTGGAAGTTGGGCAAGGCATGATCGCGCGTGCGTCGTATGTCAGCCGGCGTGAAAAGGCTAAAGACGTCTTCGGTTGATTCAGGAAGCTCCCAGAACTACCAGTGAGATTAGCCTCTAAATATCCTAGACAGATAGTTATTTTGTATCAGATCATACTCTAGTCCAGTAGGGGTCGTCTGCGGGGATCTCCTGGTCCTCCGAGAGGCGGAAGATGCCCTGTTTGAACACAAGCTTGGATTCCGAAGCTCCCATGGCGGAGGGAAGCTGGTAATCACACCGTTATGGGCTTCATGCAGCTATTCACAACAAACCTCAATGTGGATGTGAGGCGAGGGCGCTTTCTGGCTGTTTGTTTGCCAAGTGCTAGAAGTGGTTGGCGGTCCTAATCGTCCGGGCGCGGGATCTTGGTCTGAACACGGGGTATGCCAGACTGGCCGAATGTCAGTACAATTTACGGTAGATTATATGCCGATCAGAACCCATGGGAGATTATCGCAGAATGATGATTTGTCTCACACACATTTCCCTTGTCTGCATTCCTATCCATTTGTTGGCATGTGCTCAAAGGCACATTTACAGCCATACATACTTCCTAGGATAGGAAAAATGTCCAAACAGGCCCCCGGTTTTTACAAATACACAAATCAGTCAAAGGAAAATTGAAACCAGCTTGTAACAACAATCATCGAATTGGTATCCTTGTAATACATTGTGAAGAAAACAACCGCTGTGACATTAAACACCAACACCATGAATGACCCAAGCGCCTGTTCGCGAGATGGTTCAGAAAATCGAGAAGAATCAGAGAGCTCCTCCACTTGCTGAAAGCCGCCGGCTCCTCTCGTACAGCCATTTGTTCTTAACTCCCAGACTTCCACGTTTTCCCATGAGCGGAGAAGGTGTACTTGGGCCCATGCTCATGGTCGACTCTCCAAAGGAGTTGCTTTGAGCTAGAGGGGATGCGGATCCAAAGCTCTGGCGTTGAACGGATTCTCTGCCTCCATTTGAAATCGCCTTGAAAACCAGAGGGCTAGAGGCAGGCGAGAAAGGTGTGCTGATCGAAGAGCGTCGCTCAGAGAAGCCTGCATTCGCGGACATAGGGGAGGACGGTCTGCTTGCAGGACTGGCCTTGCGTGAAGTGGATAGCCGGTATCTGGGTGGGGTAACAAATGTTGTCCCAGGAGTTGCTGGGGGTGTGACAGCAGGATCCAATCCAAGAAGTGAGCGTTGAGTGGGGGTAAGGGAAATGTCTGAGAGGTTGTCCTTTGGCCGGAAGAGGGGAGAAAGCGCCACTAGAacattgaaaatgaaaaagaGCTGGAGAATGAACAATGGAACTTCTTGGCACATATAGTTGGTATCAAAAATTTGGCGTGAGCTTCAACGAGATTGTTAGCACGCGACGCGATGCACCGGAGTTCTCATCGCACTTACTAGGTTTTGAAAGTAGACCCAAATGTCCAGCTCATAACCAGAGCCGCGCCGTTCCAAACCAGCTTCTTCATTTTTTTCTGATCAAACGTAGCTGCATTTTGGCGCCGAACGATCTCATCAAGCTGGGGGTGTCGCCACTTTCCCGGAGTCAGAGTACCCTCTGGGGTGGGAGGAGCCACCGGAGGTGTTGCTATCGGGGTAGAAGGAAGAGATTGAGTTGCCATTGCTAATGCGATGAAGACAATTCCCCGCGTGAAGAATGAGGTGAAATTGACTCGGAACTGGAGTCGTGAAGTCAGTCACCAATCCGTAGTTGTTTagactgttttttttttcgaagTCTTTTTGACAATGGGGATTGGATTTACCAGTATTATGAGCTTGTTCAGTTCTTACCTAGGTGAGAACAAATACAGGGAACTGTTAGTTAGTAGTGCACATGGCTATGAACAATTGTTCTCTCAAAAAGTCATAATTGTTGTTGGCTATAAGTTCACAATCCCAAAGTGGCTGCTGCGCTGGCGCTCAAGGAAGGGGTTGCACGGGCTTAAGTTGACCCGGCCAAGCTGACGCACCTCTTATCGCCGTGCCCCTCAACGTCATAGGCGCTGATTGTTGACACTCGACACTTCATCCTCCTCAGATTGACCATCAAAAATGGCTGCTGATACTTCACTCGTAGAGAAGCTCGATGCTTTGGTGGCCAATATCCTAGCCGACTGGAATGTCTACACTACCCTTGTTGCCGGGGTTGTCCTCGCTTTTGGGGTTTACTCTGTCATCTCGTCCAAGGATCCAGATGTACACCCGTTCCTACTTGCTCGCCAATCAACAGCAGCCCCAATCCGCCAGGAGGGGGAATCTGCTACTTACAGATGCCTAGAAACCCCACACGGCTTGCCTCTCCGCTTTGGACTGAATGTCAAGGACCCGGGCGCCCCAAAATGGACCGGTGGCCGAAGAGGTGATCTGCGTGATATTTGGAAGACCGCTGTGCGTGGAGCTCTAAATGAGGACGGCACCCTTTCGGGAAAACAAGGCAAGATATACACTGTTCTAGGACGAAACGCTATAGAGCACTCGTTAGACCAGGTGACACAGGAAATCAATGTTATCGGTCATCATCTCCAAAACTCCGGCGTCAAGACGGTGGCTGTTTGCCTTACAGACTCCATCGAGCTTTTAGCAACAATTTTCGGTACGTCTCTTATCAATCCATGTGTGAGAGTTGAAGTCTAACATTACGCGATCCAGCTGGTGCTTTCTATGGATTCAAGACGGTCATTGTTCCACACAACCTTCCAACAGAGACATTATCAGCGCATCTACAACAGGCAAAAGCCGATGTTCTGATTGCCGAAGCCGGATCTCTCGACGTTTCGCTTGTAACAAAGTGTAACAAGCAATTATCGCTTGTTCTTTGGGTCGCCAAGTATGGCAATCGACACATGGATTGGAACGCACTTCCCGATAACGCCAAGGACAGTCTGACGGTTGCAGTTTGGCATGAATTGGTCGAGGAGTTTAAGGAACTTGCCAGCTATGATGTCCCTGAGTACGATCCAAAGACAGAAACCCCTGCCGTTAGTACCGTTTGGCCATCTTCCTCCCAATCCGGCCAATTCGTCGATTTCCAGCCAGAGGCAAGACCAACCCTAACTCGAGTGACATCACTTTTACTAACCTTCAACTAGAATTTGGTGTCTGCAATTGGAGCCATAACCTCCACTCTCCCTCGTACCCAGCGTTTCAACACAACCGATATTGTTCTTTCTATCGACTCCCTTTCTCGGTCCTACCCGCTCTGCACAACGTTGGCTGCACTGTTTGCCAACTCATCCATTGCCCTGAACTCTGTCGCTGGAGAGACTGTCGATTTTGCTTTGGCTACGGCTGGCGTGTCTCCCACTGTCATTGTTGCTTCGTCGCAAACCATGGCTGAGTACCACGAGAATATCATGCGCCCGCACACTGGTATCCTTTCCTCTTTAGGACGCTGGCTTCAGGCAAGGACCCTAGATGCAGGAAACATGCCGACGCGTAACTTTTTCAGCCAACTCGCTCGTATCAGTCCCACTTCCGAGCTCTCGCTAGATGAATTGCGCTTGCTCTGCATCTCCCATCGCATTGATGGTAACCCTGCCGCCCATCTTACCTCCGAACAATTGACCGAGCTTAGAATCTTCACTGGGGCTCGGGTTGTGTATGCATTGACCGGTCCCGGTGTTGCTGGTGCGATTGCCCAAACAAATGCGTTTGATTACAGATGCCTCACCGGTCTTAGCCACTTTGGCGCACCTCTGAGTAGCACTGAAATTACTCTGACAGATGTCCCCGAAGACTCTCCCGACGGCCTGGAAGAGGGGAAGGTACGTCACGTCTCACTCTTTTACACCGTTGTCATGTAGAACTAACATTTACTTCTTTAGCTCACCGTCTCTGGCCCTGCTGTCGTCGGCGGCACCACCGCTCTTTCCGGCCGAGCCCGCATCAGCAAGGAAAATACCTTGGAACTGGCTTCCTGAACATACCAATCCCAAGATAGCCGCTTAAATTAGCATCTTCTTGGGGCGTATTTGAATCTTGAACCTTGAAACGTCGGGACGTTTGGTAGTGAATTTGACCAAAATATTGCGTATGTCTGAAAATAGCACTCAGCGGGGTCAGATGTGACAGGAAATAAAATCTTTATTCTCTGAGATACACGGACAGctcaaaaaaaagggttgggAAGTACAGTAATATACATGCCGATGTGGCTCAATCAACACCAAAAGGAATCACAACAAAGGTCAAGCGATCTCTTCAACCTTTCATTTGGGCTGTTCCACGAGCAGTTGCTTAACGATTTTGTCTGCAAGCACGTCGGCATTCTTCACTTTCTGCAACTGCGAAATCAGAATAGGCTTAAGCTCATCACAGCGAGCCTTGAAATTCCCAGTGTCTTGTGATACCTTAGGCAACCCAAGGGCTAAAAGCATGCCGTTGTAAACAGCAAGGTTCTCCTCAACTCTCTCAATGTTTTCAAAGCCAGTGACCGCATCGTCCTTGAAATTTCCTAGGAACCAGGCTGCATCAAGTTTCTGAGCGTAGCCACGGACCAAGGCCGTCTCAGCCTCCTTAATTTTCGCACAGGCGGCACTGAGTTCCAAAAGCGTGCCGATGACGAAAGGCTGGTGTTTGGGGTCATCCTCGATGTTCCTGACAGAGTGTTCGTGAGCATCCATCAGGCTAGCGGCCTCCCTCGCTAGTTTCAGAGCTTTGACGGTTTGGATTCCCTTGAAATTTGCTTTCGCGGCTGTTTTATGAAGCTCGAAAAATAGGCGGCGAGCGATGTTTTTGTTACTGAGAGTCAAGCCGGTGCGCTTGGACTGTCTGGCGCACTCGATAATGGTTGAAAGCTTTCCGGCGTCGCTGGTTTTGCGAATGATAAACTCCCATCGATCGCTGTTGATGGCATAGTTTGACATTCGGAGTCCACTGAGGTACGGGAAAAGGTTGCTAAAGTTCTTGGTCGCGACCATCATCTTGAGAACCTCGAGAGCCTCTTTCTTCGATGGCAGATCATGGTGCTTCTTGGGC
Above is a window of Penicillium digitatum chromosome 2, complete sequence DNA encoding:
- a CDS encoding Nuclear pore complex component, whose product is MTLRGTAIRELNKLIILFRVNFTSFFTRGIVFIALAMATQSLPSTPIATPPVAPPTPEGTLTPGKWRHPQLDEIVRRQNAATFDQKKMKKLVWNGAALVMSWTFGSTFKTYSRQIFDTNYMCQEVPLFILQLFFIFNVLVALSPLFRPKDNLSDISLTPTQRSLLGLDPAVTPPATPGTTFVTPPRYRLSTSRKASPASRPSSPMSANAGFSERRSSISTPFSPASSPLVFKAISNGGRESVQRQSFGSASPLAQSNSFGESTMSMGPSTPSPLMGKRGSLGVKNKWLYERSRRLSASGGAL
- a CDS encoding AMP-dependent synthetase/ligase — its product is MAADTSLVEKLDALVANILADWNVYTTLVAGVVLAFGVYSVISSKDPDVHPFLLARQSTAAPIRQEGESATYRCLETPHGLPLRFGLNVKDPGAPKWTGGRRGDLRDIWKTAVRGALNEDGTLSGKQGKIYTVLGRNAIEHSLDQVTQEINVIGHHLQNSGVKTVAVCLTDSIELLATIFAGAFYGFKTVIVPHNLPTETLSAHLQQAKADVLIAEAGSLDVSLVTKCNKQLSLVLWVAKYGNRHMDWNALPDNAKDSLTVAVWHELVEEFKELASYDVPEYDPKTETPAVSTVWPSSSQSGQFVDFQPENLVSAIGAITSTLPRTQRFNTTDIVLSIDSLSRSYPLCTTLAALFANSSIALNSVAGETVDFALATAGVSPTVIVASSQTMAEYHENIMRPHTGILSSLGRWLQARTLDAGNMPTRNFFSQLARISPTSELSLDELRLLCISHRIDGNPAAHLTSEQLTELRIFTGARVVYALTGPGVAGAIAQTNAFDYRCLTGLSHFGAPLSSTEITLTDVPEDSPDGLEEGKLTVSGPAVVGGTTALSGRARISKENTLELAS
- a CDS encoding Allantoate permease → MTCSYQSSPIIPPGPEQTATAEEPPATTEEPPATAEEPPATTEEPPATAEEPPATTEEPPATAEEPPATTEEPPATTEEPPATAEEPPATAEEPPATAEEPPATTEEPPATCKVPSEEPACTTNWSRETRHCSRIASCVCCVCKKEIQHVRNYNRGHRDCTEPQDRH
- a CDS encoding Nuclear pore complex component, which encodes MGASESKLVFKQGIFRLSEDQEIPADDPYWTRFWELPESTEDVFSLFTPADIRRTRDHALPNFQTLLLAVTSRLTVLKNHPSFPDPDLAPERDILNCIRILTRLLPYVYEADHLEEWEDNFFWTRRKRRTRQSQIAGEVLFDEAQPDDNQETTSPRAEDYEDVKPLAEELIDTLVDLLFFADFTIPRLPTAKSKVSFSIWQSGVGCNTAMGSNKTLESNRCEILRLLLTLTGKAMYLPSNTLPVVGVKAITYITTCQDKQAVLTLLCSLLNTAMKYNPASWRVPYDHVVWKDPRQILVIYCVQLLLVLLLYPIPEDGRGTPPKNYYRHYFGRLHRPQDFQFLVDGMTRILNQPMQATTSYLPGSQKSVKWAPEMLVLFWETLQCNKRFRSGSDSLKNSFEGQETLPQSIRLLKFRGSYADYLIMSIHTLMTTSKGNLDTVYPALFIILNNVAPYIEHISPSACSKVIQLFSSMSAPSFLLANETNHTLLASLLDFINIILEHKFNDNPYLVYSILKYKQRFEAVRAFTLESGQQEIERQKEKRKAGSSSDVAVSPTLSHSEDDLHTPSGARSPLTRIPEENSPFAIGDDDSDDERGKDGAQTPSQSSFSAQTSRRPSTTSATDENGVQQVRAMSEKARGKKPAGHPPFSRQNSMTSQTSMSALFTPSASGFTPTVPWLESWLPDLPLHTVLTIISAIAPHIPDAALVSAVSPEARTLIHNLPSFAEEPEVKSIISEPTPVRMQSFEWSALSMGWYESLLWGFIFSSEMVVGSASGATPGTVGVWNGTAIKLFRVQEAAAQGPTLLAPKGAVDAVGSNLVQRIGNLSLRGRNSQDSGATPIPSVREV